The following are encoded in a window of Ignicoccus islandicus DSM 13165 genomic DNA:
- a CDS encoding potassium channel family protein has translation MLDKPFEVKYRPISIKDILKNMHSEASLSMDMAFYSIIYGDKDVAQEIEKIDENVDEEFNLLSIQLMMAARDLEDAKKLLPALRLGVAIDTVVEAASDIASTVLRGYTSGDVIKAALEITEEIYLKVSIDSKHSDMTIEEFVEKYGAVDVIALRSSGVLIINPSPEIRLKVGDTLILRGDRDDILKVAKDFNVKIEIPQADFDEKARELAQRIALLKNLAELSFDLAVYSILYQDKIAAEEVLEIESFIDEESTKIEMEVMNHIKCSEEMYVSTVLIRSLEKVSDAATRVAQLTLSNNGVHPVLKRIKEEGEEKILVVLVKEDCDMTLAELEDLLEGNVLAIYVPNSWIPIPNLNTKLEKGMKVLMKIYDSSEDFWERLEQIRCPIEIR, from the coding sequence ATGTTGGATAAACCCTTCGAAGTGAAATATCGACCTATTTCAATAAAAGATATTCTCAAGAATATGCATTCTGAAGCTAGCTTGAGTATGGACATGGCCTTCTACTCTATAATATATGGCGATAAAGACGTAGCTCAAGAAATAGAGAAAATTGATGAAAACGTAGACGAGGAGTTCAATCTATTGTCAATCCAGTTGATGATGGCTGCCAGAGATCTCGAAGACGCTAAGAAACTGTTACCGGCTCTTAGGTTGGGTGTGGCAATAGATACGGTTGTAGAGGCAGCTTCGGATATAGCGAGCACTGTCTTGAGGGGTTATACTTCGGGCGATGTCATCAAAGCCGCCCTGGAAATCACAGAAGAGATATACTTGAAGGTATCTATAGATTCCAAGCATAGCGATATGACCATTGAAGAGTTCGTTGAGAAGTACGGCGCTGTTGACGTTATTGCGCTTCGAAGCAGTGGCGTTCTAATAATTAATCCATCGCCGGAAATACGGCTAAAGGTCGGCGATACCTTAATTCTGAGGGGCGATCGGGACGATATACTGAAAGTAGCCAAGGACTTCAACGTAAAAATAGAAATTCCCCAAGCAGATTTCGATGAAAAGGCAAGGGAACTAGCTCAAAGAATAGCTCTCTTAAAGAACTTGGCTGAACTATCCTTCGACCTAGCCGTTTACTCAATATTGTATCAAGATAAGATAGCTGCTGAGGAAGTATTAGAAATAGAGTCCTTCATAGACGAAGAATCCACGAAAATTGAAATGGAAGTAATGAACCACATAAAGTGTTCAGAAGAGATGTACGTCTCGACCGTTTTAATACGTAGTTTGGAGAAAGTAAGCGATGCGGCAACCAGGGTCGCTCAATTGACGTTATCCAATAACGGCGTTCATCCAGTACTTAAGAGAATAAAGGAGGAAGGGGAAGAGAAGATACTAGTAGTTCTAGTAAAGGAAGATTGCGACATGACCTTAGCTGAATTGGAAGACCTCCTAGAAGGTAACGTGTTAGCTATATACGTTCCCAACAGCTGGATACCGATACCTAACTTGAACACGAAATTGGAAAAAGGCATGAAAGTGCTTATGAAGATATACGACTCATCTGAAGACTTCTGGGAAAGGTTGGAGCAAATACGTTGTCCAATAGAAATTAGGTAG
- a CDS encoding 4-hydroxyphenylacetate 3-hydroxylase family protein, with the protein MGLRRPEEYIKALSERSRRAKIYVLGEEVEDVTKHPFTLPAVKAFEWTYKAPWDDSFYDKELDVHLARAFSPFINEEVNRFNHIHQSPKDLAIKVKYFRKLSHKAGSCFQRCVGWDAINTISIITYDIDEWYKKHGKKPDHFEHFGSYYERFLKFLKYVQKEDIALAGVMTDAKGVRSLRPHEQPNKDVYVHVKEIRDDGIIVRGAKANITGVIASEEMIVMPTRAMTEKDKDFAVAFAVPIDAEGVTLVVGRYTNDTRRFEKPDVDALPNVFPAEAIVIFDDVFVPWERVFMLGEYQFAAELVEIFSSYHRQAYGGCKPGLADVIIGASYHLAKQMGIANKCHIREKLTEMIFLTESMHAGGLAAAWEGKKAASGTYYVDQMMANVTKQMVTRFPYEIARLAHDIAGGLIGTLPSYKDLINEKIGKYLQEYLKCLPDYPAEWRHRVLRLLENLTLSVEFLIESVHGAGSPEAQRIWMRRFYPLEEMEDVALKLAGINPEEKPDKKK; encoded by the coding sequence GTGGGACTAAGAAGACCCGAAGAGTACATAAAAGCGCTAAGTGAAAGGTCGAGGAGAGCGAAGATCTACGTGTTAGGCGAAGAGGTTGAGGACGTAACCAAACACCCCTTCACTCTTCCAGCAGTTAAGGCGTTCGAATGGACATACAAGGCACCGTGGGACGACAGCTTCTACGATAAGGAACTGGACGTTCACCTAGCTAGGGCGTTCTCTCCATTCATTAACGAGGAAGTAAACAGGTTCAATCACATACATCAAAGCCCGAAGGACTTAGCTATTAAAGTAAAGTACTTCAGAAAGTTATCCCACAAAGCCGGTTCGTGCTTCCAGAGGTGCGTTGGTTGGGACGCAATCAATACCATAAGCATCATTACGTACGATATAGACGAATGGTACAAGAAACATGGCAAGAAACCAGATCACTTCGAGCACTTCGGTAGCTACTACGAGAGGTTCCTGAAATTCCTTAAGTACGTACAAAAGGAGGACATAGCCCTAGCCGGCGTAATGACGGACGCCAAGGGCGTTAGGAGCTTAAGACCTCATGAGCAACCAAATAAGGACGTCTACGTCCACGTAAAGGAAATCAGAGACGACGGAATTATAGTTAGAGGTGCCAAAGCAAACATAACTGGTGTAATAGCGAGCGAAGAAATGATAGTGATGCCAACGAGGGCCATGACTGAGAAGGACAAGGACTTCGCCGTAGCTTTCGCCGTACCGATAGATGCCGAAGGAGTGACCTTAGTCGTCGGTAGGTACACGAACGATACGAGGAGGTTCGAGAAGCCCGACGTTGATGCTCTACCCAACGTCTTCCCAGCCGAGGCAATTGTAATCTTTGATGACGTATTCGTACCTTGGGAGAGAGTGTTCATGTTAGGAGAGTATCAATTCGCTGCTGAGCTAGTTGAGATATTCTCGAGCTACCACAGGCAAGCTTACGGAGGATGCAAGCCCGGATTAGCGGACGTAATTATAGGTGCGTCTTACCACTTAGCGAAGCAGATGGGAATCGCCAATAAGTGCCATATCAGAGAAAAGCTAACTGAAATGATATTCCTTACTGAATCGATGCACGCCGGTGGTCTGGCAGCTGCATGGGAAGGTAAGAAGGCTGCCTCAGGAACTTACTACGTAGACCAAATGATGGCCAACGTAACGAAGCAGATGGTCACTAGGTTCCCATACGAGATAGCTAGACTCGCCCACGACATCGCCGGCGGCTTAATAGGTACCTTACCATCTTACAAGGACTTAATCAACGAAAAGATAGGGAAGTACTTACAAGAGTACCTGAAGTGTCTACCGGACTACCCCGCTGAGTGGAGACACAGGGTACTGAGGCTTCTAGAGAACTTAACGTTAAGCGTGGAGTTCCTTATTGAAAGCGTACACGGAGCTGGAAGCCCAGAGGCGCAAAGGATATGGATGAGGAGATTCTATCCGTTAGAAGAAATGGAAGACGTAGCTCTCAAACTAGCTGGTATAAACCCAGAAGAGAAGCCCGATAAGAAGAAGTAA
- a CDS encoding hydroxyacid-oxoacid transhydrogenase, translating into MIGDTIWEFRSPRSKFGVGAFNELKFEIERIGCKKPFLITTKGWIKRGLLDRIREILGFDIPYWDGVEPEPSAESVEEGAKAFSQSDADCILAVGGGSALDTAKIVNLLATYGGTVRDYVAPPYGNGKPVPGPVKPMIAVPTTAGTGSEVTSVAVVTLKAENVKVGISSDYLRPTLALLDPELTLSVPPKITADTGMDALTHAVESYIAKPYWAREKPDDPSKRPVYVGSYPVTEALAEKAIELIGKYLRRAVYWGQTDIEARSGMLLASYLAGLSFGNSGVGLAHAASYPLGGRFKVSHGEAVGILLPAVLEYNAPANYQKAKRVGELLTGTNCPERTPEDCAKWAADEIRKLQKDIKFTPGLEAVGVVEEDLIEMAEETLKQKRLLATNPRPVDVEGVIWVYKRAMRNY; encoded by the coding sequence GTGATCGGAGACACGATCTGGGAATTCAGATCGCCCAGAAGCAAGTTCGGAGTTGGAGCATTCAACGAACTTAAATTCGAGATAGAAAGGATTGGATGCAAGAAACCCTTCTTGATAACGACCAAAGGATGGATAAAAAGGGGACTCTTAGATAGGATAAGGGAGATACTAGGGTTCGATATACCTTACTGGGATGGCGTTGAGCCGGAGCCCTCAGCGGAAAGCGTGGAAGAGGGAGCTAAGGCCTTTAGCCAATCCGATGCCGATTGCATTTTGGCAGTAGGGGGTGGTTCAGCACTAGATACTGCTAAGATAGTTAATCTCTTAGCTACTTACGGCGGAACCGTAAGGGACTACGTAGCGCCTCCCTATGGTAACGGTAAGCCCGTTCCCGGACCAGTCAAACCCATGATAGCCGTTCCTACAACTGCAGGTACTGGAAGCGAGGTCACGAGCGTCGCAGTAGTTACGCTCAAGGCTGAGAACGTTAAAGTAGGTATAAGCTCAGATTACCTAAGACCCACTCTAGCCCTCTTGGATCCGGAATTAACTTTGAGCGTACCTCCTAAGATAACCGCTGATACTGGTATGGACGCATTGACGCACGCTGTCGAGTCTTACATTGCCAAACCGTATTGGGCTCGCGAGAAACCCGATGACCCATCTAAGAGACCAGTTTACGTCGGTTCCTATCCAGTTACCGAGGCGCTAGCAGAGAAAGCAATAGAGCTTATAGGAAAGTATTTGAGAAGGGCCGTCTATTGGGGTCAGACCGATATAGAAGCTAGAAGTGGAATGTTGTTAGCGAGCTATCTAGCCGGACTATCGTTCGGTAATAGCGGAGTTGGGTTAGCCCACGCGGCCTCGTATCCGCTCGGTGGCAGGTTCAAGGTATCCCATGGGGAAGCAGTAGGTATACTTCTCCCCGCAGTACTGGAATACAATGCGCCAGCGAATTACCAGAAAGCTAAGAGAGTGGGTGAGTTACTTACTGGCACTAACTGCCCAGAGAGGACCCCAGAGGATTGCGCTAAGTGGGCTGCCGATGAAATAAGGAAATTACAGAAGGACATAAAGTTCACTCCGGGCCTGGAGGCCGTAGGAGTAGTTGAGGAGGACCTTATAGAGATGGCTGAAGAGACTTTAAAGCAGAAGAGGTTGCTGGCAACTAACCCCAGACCAGTCGACGTTGAAGGAGTCATATGGGTGTATAAGAGAGCTATGAGGAACTACTAA
- a CDS encoding class I SAM-dependent methyltransferase produces the protein MEDWSLETWVRWFSYSSLLVEPPSVWQDTSIQSALVHKTLKKYGIRKGLILDAGCGIGRMTIALAELGYDVIGVDISPNFVEKANERIMRAGVEDKAKCVVGDLRNLPEVVGGLRFDAILSWYSSFGFYGDEVDKSILRGFAWIAKKSSLLLIDIENRDSVLKARNYQEKYTWTIEHGDHVMIAESKYDPWTAMDSTVIHVYKRGLSGLERVVDLPLKFRLYSLHELAKLYKDSGWEPMEAYGDWNGSRFALTSPRLILVGKRY, from the coding sequence TTGGAAGATTGGTCATTGGAAACGTGGGTTAGGTGGTTTAGCTACTCTTCTCTACTCGTTGAGCCTCCTTCCGTATGGCAAGATACTTCAATTCAATCTGCCTTAGTTCACAAGACGCTAAAGAAGTACGGAATAAGGAAGGGGTTAATTCTCGATGCTGGATGCGGAATAGGGAGAATGACTATTGCATTGGCCGAACTGGGATACGACGTAATAGGAGTAGATATTTCGCCCAATTTCGTTGAGAAGGCGAACGAGAGGATAATGAGGGCTGGCGTAGAAGATAAGGCCAAGTGTGTGGTAGGAGACTTAAGGAATTTACCCGAGGTAGTTGGGGGTCTAAGATTCGATGCGATCCTTTCGTGGTACTCGAGCTTCGGCTTCTATGGTGATGAAGTAGATAAATCTATTCTAAGAGGTTTCGCATGGATAGCTAAGAAGAGCTCGTTATTATTAATAGACATCGAAAATAGAGACAGCGTTCTGAAGGCTAGGAACTACCAAGAGAAATATACTTGGACCATAGAGCACGGAGATCACGTTATGATAGCTGAATCGAAGTACGATCCATGGACTGCTATGGATAGTACAGTTATTCACGTTTACAAGAGAGGATTGAGCGGTCTAGAGAGAGTAGTTGACTTACCCCTCAAATTCAGGCTATATTCCCTTCACGAACTAGCGAAGTTGTATAAAGACAGCGGTTGGGAACCCATGGAGGCGTACGGCGATTGGAACGGTTCGAGGTTCGCTTTGACGTCTCCAAGGTTAATTCTGGTTGGAAAGAGGTATTGA
- a CDS encoding glycosyltransferase: protein MRARYEMLGEATSCNEKTLSLTIYYNIENSKHLPTILAGLKSILDLDVSCHEVALVDNGSSDNTLKILRDFSQKYRNSKTVHLIRIGRNLGFSRANNVAYYALRDEYGPYEYVLLVNNDAIILSEPIKILISILREFDGIGGVQGILINEDGIDSGPMEWDYTSFPSRPLLSWKYEKKLVRYPQVTPFLDGAVSIFKARVLDEVGFFDPLSFMYGDDYVLGAKIWKGGYALLFVPVIVGYHKRSATLSRYSNLFAYWSSYYHSCAAIRYSEGAFRIWNCMGMLWTIAKSLSAYFLEMNGRHLDWARGRMASLIECPELSPKGFPQWPVLIDDNLVSSIIGELTSIVGINEASRRKLDKLLRTLRERLG from the coding sequence TTGAGAGCCAGATACGAAATGTTAGGGGAAGCAACTTCATGCAATGAGAAAACGTTAAGCTTGACGATATACTATAATATAGAAAACAGCAAGCATTTACCTACTATATTAGCCGGACTTAAATCCATTTTGGACTTAGATGTAAGTTGTCACGAAGTAGCGTTAGTTGATAACGGTTCGAGCGACAATACACTCAAAATACTACGGGATTTCAGCCAAAAGTATCGGAACAGTAAAACGGTTCACCTAATTAGGATCGGAAGGAACCTAGGCTTCTCTAGAGCTAATAACGTAGCCTACTACGCCTTGAGAGACGAGTACGGTCCCTATGAGTACGTTCTCCTGGTCAATAACGATGCAATAATACTTAGCGAACCAATCAAGATACTAATATCTATCTTACGAGAATTTGATGGAATTGGTGGCGTTCAAGGCATATTAATTAACGAAGACGGAATAGATAGCGGTCCAATGGAATGGGATTACACTTCTTTTCCCTCGCGCCCCCTACTTTCTTGGAAATACGAGAAGAAGCTCGTTCGCTATCCTCAAGTCACCCCCTTCCTCGATGGAGCCGTATCAATCTTCAAGGCTAGAGTCTTAGACGAGGTAGGATTCTTTGATCCGTTGAGTTTCATGTACGGCGACGACTACGTTCTCGGTGCAAAGATATGGAAGGGGGGTTACGCCCTGCTCTTTGTTCCCGTGATCGTTGGTTATCACAAAAGGAGTGCAACGCTCTCAAGATATTCTAACTTGTTCGCGTACTGGAGCTCGTATTACCATTCTTGTGCGGCCATAAGGTATTCCGAGGGAGCTTTTAGGATATGGAATTGCATGGGTATGTTATGGACAATAGCGAAGTCCCTTTCCGCTTACTTTTTGGAGATGAATGGGAGGCATTTGGATTGGGCTCGTGGCAGAATGGCTTCATTGATAGAATGTCCCGAGCTATCGCCCAAAGGATTCCCCCAATGGCCCGTCTTAATTGACGATAACCTCGTTTCGTCTATTATAGGGGAATTAACGTCGATCGTTGGAATTAATGAAGCGTCTAGGAGGAAGTTGGATAAATTATTAAGGACCTTAAGGGAGCGTCTCGGATAG
- the sucD gene encoding succinate--CoA ligase subunit alpha, translated as MVVLLDENARVLVQGITGRYGKFHAEQMMKYGTKILAGVTPGKGGQEVLGVPVFDTVAEAKERFPELNASIIFVPAGGAADAIIEAADAGMKLIVVITEGIPVHDALKAIRYARRKGSTVIGPNCPGIISPGKSKLGIMPHQYFAPGRIGIVSRSGTLTYEIAYQLTKSGLGQSTAIGIGGDPIIGLDTVEAVRLFDEDPDTDLIVVIGEIGGDAEERLAQVIKRGEIKKPIVAYIAGRTAPPGKRMGHAGAIISMGSGTAESKVRALREAGVPVADIPSQVVDLVKEVLKR; from the coding sequence ATGGTAGTGTTACTAGATGAAAACGCGAGAGTTCTAGTCCAAGGGATCACCGGTAGATACGGTAAATTCCATGCAGAACAAATGATGAAATACGGTACTAAGATATTAGCTGGAGTAACGCCCGGTAAGGGAGGTCAAGAAGTACTCGGCGTCCCAGTATTCGATACAGTAGCAGAGGCTAAAGAGAGGTTCCCCGAACTCAATGCCTCTATAATATTCGTGCCGGCAGGGGGAGCGGCCGATGCTATAATAGAGGCGGCTGATGCCGGAATGAAGTTAATAGTAGTCATAACGGAGGGAATACCCGTTCACGACGCCTTGAAGGCGATAAGATATGCAAGGAGAAAGGGATCAACCGTTATAGGACCCAACTGCCCCGGAATAATAAGTCCCGGAAAGAGTAAGCTGGGTATAATGCCTCATCAGTACTTCGCGCCCGGCAGAATAGGGATAGTGTCTAGATCCGGTACCTTAACGTACGAGATCGCTTACCAACTCACCAAATCGGGATTAGGGCAAAGCACGGCCATAGGAATAGGAGGAGACCCGATAATAGGGCTAGACACAGTGGAAGCCGTAAGACTGTTCGATGAAGATCCAGATACCGACCTCATTGTAGTTATTGGAGAAATAGGAGGCGATGCTGAAGAGAGACTGGCTCAAGTGATAAAGAGAGGGGAAATAAAGAAGCCAATAGTAGCTTACATTGCCGGGAGAACAGCACCTCCTGGAAAGAGAATGGGTCACGCGGGTGCGATAATAAGTATGGGAAGCGGCACAGCGGAAAGTAAAGTAAGAGCCCTAAGGGAAGCCGGCGTTCCCGTGGCAGATATACCGTCGCAAGTTGTCGACTTAGTTAAGGAAGTTCTGAAGAGGTAA
- a CDS encoding DUF2286 domain-containing protein, whose protein sequence is MKLVVISHDPDSGTNVVVLDNELNKVVKLKALTVLENEWNPDLGEFSVLRDNLELEYQLPLKKEQYEVLKNFNMRKEGKTVKVSIPYYVIMYPKYGYEGSPYVIYLISPYLEDAIEDLKALAQQASTGVAQEPQELLEEE, encoded by the coding sequence ATGAAGCTCGTAGTAATATCTCACGATCCGGATAGCGGAACCAACGTGGTTGTATTAGATAACGAATTGAATAAAGTAGTGAAACTGAAGGCTTTAACAGTTTTAGAGAACGAATGGAACCCAGATTTAGGTGAGTTCAGCGTACTTAGGGACAATTTAGAACTGGAATATCAGTTACCATTAAAGAAGGAGCAATACGAAGTACTGAAGAACTTCAACATGAGGAAAGAAGGCAAAACAGTTAAAGTAAGTATACCTTACTACGTCATCATGTATCCGAAGTACGGATACGAAGGATCCCCCTACGTAATATACCTCATTAGTCCTTACTTGGAGGACGCCATAGAGGACTTGAAGGCGTTAGCGCAACAAGCTTCTACGGGCGTGGCACAAGAACCACAAGAACTATTAGAAGAGGAATAA
- a CDS encoding DNA double-strand break repair nuclease NurA, whose translation MSEGDIFLDILFKRLQVKEKPELKVPKIGLKEPEVTVNEIENFYAVDGGGGLAKLDGGRTFYVARAVATSREDIIRDLRAEVTYWHSKPLLEAMRSEVELKVALSAPGNAVVMDGSYYTMVTKWMTRILRIALMRAKLSEIVSFQPTISALNLLNELLLRKKIVFIAKNPSFKFFKNYYILRKMYEETGDEKYFLLMKEPLLNKKDLLTEAKRKSIREYVLLLLNSAVTDADLLEGEGLSSALELPLPKQLRKFASPSKWNEVSKMAAEYYELSVGESPRFDRFNVCNLRVPRIWWLKKGKVFLTIEELSEISICALTSIREREIVPNLALRILGNELEYPPLLEVAHMLSTLSSSQLLSYVNLLSTSMNIGIDGLREELISLSRSK comes from the coding sequence TTGAGCGAAGGCGATATATTCCTCGATATCTTATTTAAGAGGTTACAGGTTAAGGAGAAGCCTGAACTGAAAGTCCCAAAGATAGGCTTAAAGGAACCCGAAGTAACAGTAAATGAAATTGAAAACTTCTATGCTGTTGATGGAGGAGGTGGGCTGGCTAAACTGGATGGAGGAAGAACTTTCTATGTAGCAAGAGCCGTGGCGACCTCGAGAGAGGATATAATAAGAGATCTTAGAGCTGAAGTAACCTATTGGCATAGTAAGCCCCTACTCGAAGCGATGAGGAGCGAGGTTGAATTGAAAGTAGCGCTTAGCGCTCCGGGAAACGCGGTAGTGATGGATGGATCGTACTACACAATGGTCACTAAATGGATGACTCGTATTCTCAGAATAGCACTTATGAGAGCTAAGCTCTCGGAAATAGTATCTTTTCAACCCACGATATCTGCCTTGAACCTACTGAATGAACTTTTATTGCGTAAAAAGATCGTTTTCATAGCTAAGAACCCATCCTTCAAGTTCTTCAAGAACTACTACATATTAAGGAAGATGTACGAAGAAACGGGCGATGAGAAATACTTCTTGCTGATGAAGGAGCCTTTACTCAATAAGAAGGACTTGTTAACTGAGGCCAAAAGGAAATCGATTAGGGAGTACGTACTACTCTTACTTAACTCTGCCGTAACGGACGCTGATTTACTAGAGGGCGAAGGCCTCTCTTCAGCGTTAGAGTTACCTTTACCGAAGCAATTGAGGAAATTCGCATCGCCTTCGAAATGGAACGAAGTTTCTAAGATGGCGGCCGAATATTACGAACTAAGTGTGGGGGAGAGCCCGCGATTCGATCGTTTCAACGTATGTAATCTCAGAGTACCCCGTATCTGGTGGCTGAAAAAGGGAAAGGTTTTCTTAACTATTGAGGAACTCAGCGAGATATCTATATGCGCGCTAACTTCGATTCGCGAAAGGGAAATCGTCCCGAACTTAGCCCTTAGGATCTTAGGGAACGAACTGGAGTACCCACCGCTCCTAGAGGTAGCTCACATGCTGAGTACCCTCAGCTCCTCCCAATTGTTAAGCTACGTTAACCTCTTGTCCACTTCAATGAACATAGGCATAGATGGTTTGAGGGAAGAATTGATATCCCTTTCGAGATCTAAGTGA
- the sucC gene encoding ADP-forming succinate--CoA ligase subunit beta — MNLLEYEAKEIAKKYKIPVPEGVLIESPDQVYEAIDRLGLPVVLKAQVPVAGRGKAGGVKLAKDADEARDIAEELFEKEIKGFPVYSILVEKAAQIERELYLSFVLDRSNRQVVMLASAEGGMEIEELAKEKPEAIIKLPIEPEIGLKSHEARMVGKKIGLSGNLLRSFENIAKAMYQIFMDYDAELVESNPLAVTSDGLKALDFRMIIDDNSLIRHPELESSRERELRGAERIAARKGFFYVELDGNIGIIGNGAGLTMATMDVVKYYGGNPANFLDIGGGARRDRVKEAVKVLLENPKVKVIFVNIFGGITLASEVALGIVDALNESPVKKPIVARIVGTAEEEGRRILKEAGIPLFDSMDEAAKYAVQLAKSSA; from the coding sequence TTGAACCTATTGGAATACGAAGCCAAAGAGATAGCCAAGAAATACAAGATCCCTGTACCGGAAGGGGTTCTAATAGAAAGCCCTGATCAAGTATATGAGGCAATAGACCGTCTCGGTTTACCAGTTGTATTGAAGGCCCAAGTACCAGTAGCTGGAAGAGGCAAGGCGGGCGGAGTTAAACTAGCTAAAGATGCTGATGAGGCTAGGGACATAGCCGAAGAACTCTTCGAGAAGGAGATAAAGGGATTCCCGGTTTATTCGATACTTGTAGAGAAAGCAGCTCAAATAGAAAGGGAACTCTACCTATCCTTTGTACTAGATAGATCCAATAGGCAAGTAGTCATGTTGGCATCGGCTGAAGGTGGAATGGAAATTGAAGAGTTGGCTAAGGAGAAGCCCGAAGCAATAATTAAACTCCCTATAGAGCCCGAAATAGGTCTTAAATCTCATGAAGCTAGAATGGTTGGTAAGAAAATAGGTCTCTCAGGGAACCTACTTCGAAGTTTCGAAAACATAGCCAAGGCAATGTACCAAATATTTATGGATTACGATGCAGAGCTCGTGGAGAGCAATCCCCTAGCCGTAACTAGCGATGGCCTTAAGGCATTGGACTTCAGAATGATTATTGACGATAATTCGTTAATCAGGCACCCGGAGCTAGAGAGTTCGCGAGAGAGGGAGCTAAGGGGCGCGGAAAGGATTGCAGCCAGGAAAGGCTTCTTCTATGTTGAGCTTGATGGAAACATAGGCATAATTGGGAACGGTGCTGGTTTAACTATGGCCACCATGGACGTCGTAAAGTATTACGGAGGAAATCCAGCTAACTTCTTAGATATAGGTGGGGGTGCAAGAAGGGATAGAGTTAAGGAAGCAGTCAAGGTTCTATTAGAAAATCCCAAGGTCAAGGTAATATTCGTCAACATCTTCGGAGGCATAACTCTAGCAAGCGAGGTTGCGTTAGGTATCGTGGACGCTCTCAATGAGAGCCCAGTGAAGAAGCCAATAGTTGCTAGAATAGTTGGAACGGCGGAGGAAGAGGGAAGGAGGATATTGAAGGAAGCCGGAATACCTCTTTTTGATAGCATGGATGAGGCCGCTAAGTATGCAGTTCAACTAGCTAAGTCCTCGGCTTAG
- a CDS encoding CBS domain-containing protein, translated as MIDPEVSVKNYARIGWLKVVEYSEPLLNAAKVMVENKIRHVPIVSNKKLIGMLSVKDVIDKLNALNMPDLLKSEVGKLGSGKVIASKPDEPLWLALKVMKEADVGALPIVNEEGEVIGIFTERDVVTQIAPEIEWDKSVKEVGLENPKTVELGTPILDVISLMNEMKIRHVPVVDSSGAVKGMVTALDVIGYALENDRYKKGIRIFEDAVDTIMKQPVFVREDATLNEALNVLANSNYDYVLIVGEDLKLKEILTDRDVLRITADLMEKLHG; from the coding sequence TTGATAGATCCTGAAGTTTCGGTGAAGAATTACGCGCGAATCGGATGGTTAAAGGTAGTTGAATATTCAGAACCCCTCTTAAATGCGGCGAAGGTAATGGTAGAGAACAAGATTAGACACGTCCCAATAGTTTCAAATAAGAAACTTATAGGTATGCTATCAGTGAAAGACGTAATTGATAAGTTAAACGCGTTAAACATGCCCGATTTACTTAAGTCGGAAGTCGGTAAGCTCGGAAGCGGAAAGGTAATAGCTTCTAAGCCCGATGAGCCCCTCTGGCTAGCATTGAAGGTAATGAAGGAAGCTGACGTAGGTGCCTTACCAATAGTTAATGAGGAGGGCGAGGTGATAGGCATATTCACTGAAAGGGACGTAGTAACGCAAATCGCTCCTGAAATAGAATGGGACAAGAGCGTAAAGGAAGTTGGATTAGAGAACCCGAAGACGGTTGAGTTGGGTACGCCAATACTCGACGTAATATCTCTTATGAATGAAATGAAGATTAGGCACGTCCCAGTTGTTGATAGCTCCGGTGCGGTTAAAGGTATGGTAACAGCTCTGGACGTTATAGGATATGCCCTAGAGAACGATCGTTACAAGAAGGGAATAAGGATATTCGAAGACGCAGTAGATACAATAATGAAGCAACCAGTATTCGTCCGAGAGGACGCAACCCTCAACGAAGCACTAAACGTATTAGCTAACAGTAATTACGATTACGTTCTAATTGTTGGCGAAGACTTAAAGTTAAAGGAAATACTAACCGACAGAGATGTACTGAGGATAACTGCAGATCTTATGGAAAAGTTACACGGTTAA